A section of the Humulus lupulus chromosome 2, drHumLupu1.1, whole genome shotgun sequence genome encodes:
- the LOC133818139 gene encoding formate dehydrogenase, mitochondrial produces the protein MAMKRVAVSAFQALSSSSSSSSPLTRHLHASAGSKKIVGVFYKANDYAKLNPNFVGCAEGALGIRDWLESQGHQYIVTDDKEGPGCELEKHIPDLEVLITTPFHPAYVTAERIKRAKNLKLVLTAGIGSDHVDLNAAAAAGLTVAEVTGSNVVSVAEDELMRILILVRNFVPGHHQVINGDWNVAGIAYRAYDLEGKTVGTVGAGRIGKLLLQRLKPFNCNLLYHDRLKMDSELEKEIGAKFEEDLDTMLPKCDIVVINMPLTDKTRGMFDKERIAKCKKGVLFVNNARGAIMDTQAVVDACSNGHIAGYSGDVWYPQPAPKDHPWRYMPNQAMTPHISGTTIDAQLRYADGVKDMLNRYFKGEDFPAQNYIVKEGELASQYR, from the exons ATGGCGATGAAGCGTGTGGCCGTCTCTGCATTTCAAGCtctttcttcttcatcatcatcatcatcacccctCACTAGGCACCTCCAT GCTTCTGCTGGCAGCAAAAAGATTGTTGGGGTCTTCTACAAGGCCAATGACTATGCTAAGCTCAACCCCAATTTTGTGGGCTGCGCAGAGGGAGCCTTGGGCATCCGGGACTGGCTGGAATCACAAGGTCATCAGTACATTGTCACTGATGACAAAGAAGGACCTGGCTGTG AACTTGAGAAACATATTCCTGATCTGGAAGTTCTTATAACTACTCCATTCCACCCTGCCTATGTAACGGCTGAAAGGATTAAGAGGGCAAAGAACTTGAAGCTTGTTCTTACTGCTGGTATTGGTTCTGACCATGTTGATCTGAATGCGGCTGCTGCTGCTGGATTAACAGTTGCTGAGGTGACAGGAAGTAATGTGGTTTCGGTAGCTGAGGATGAGCTCATGAGAATCCTCATTCTTGTCCGGAACTTCGTACCTGGTCATCATCAGGTTATCAATGGGGATTGGAATGTTGCTGGTATTGCTTACAGAGCTTATGATCTGGAAGGAAAGACGGTGGGAACTGTTGGTGCTGGACGTATCGGCAAGCTTTTACTTCAACGGTTGAAGCCTTTCAACTGTAATTTGTTGTATCATGACAGACTCAAGATGGACTCTGAATTGGAGAAGGAAATAGGGGCCAAGTTTGAGGAGGATCTTGATACCATGCTTCCCAAATGTGACATAGTCGTCATCAACATGCCTCTTACTGACAAAACACG AGGAATGTTTGACAAAGAGAGAATTGCAAAGTGTAAGAAGGGAGTCCTGTTTGTTAACAATGCTCGGGGTGCGATCATGGACACACAAGCAGTTGTTGATGCTTGCTCCAATGGACACATTGCAG GCTACAGTGGTGATGTTTGGTACCCACAACCAGCTCCGAAGGACCATCCATGGCGTTACATGCCAAACCAAGCTATGACTCCTCATATTTCTGGCACCACAATTGACGCACAG TTGCGATATGCGGATGGAGTGAAGGATATGCTCAATAGGTACTTCAAGGGAGAAGATTTCCCAGCACAGAACTACATTGTCAAGGAAGGTGAACTGGCCAGCCAGTACCGATGA